The following coding sequences lie in one Cannabis sativa cultivar Pink pepper isolate KNU-18-1 chromosome 5, ASM2916894v1, whole genome shotgun sequence genomic window:
- the LOC115716673 gene encoding anthocyanidin 5,3-O-glucosyltransferase-like, which translates to MMESSIVLYPSLGIANLVSMVELSKLILTHHPTFSINVVIIGLPANPTAAAATPVNTSKDISSNSAKYIATISATIPSIKFHYLPQITLPPNTTLGPVELGFFIPNLNNPNLHQFLQNLSQTSKLKAFILDFFCDAAFEVSWSQHSYLLLLHNLSRESLESRTNPDDEDAYKPTINVSWLPTIPNSELPEANQDFRTDSCKKLLDLLVNSFDMFENKTITALRDGLPLPGKSIPPVFPVGPVIKTNMGSKLEDESGCLSWLNGQPSESVVFLCFGSLGRFSATQLTDMAVGLENSGHRFLWVVRDPPDNNGDEKNKERELEEILPKGFLERTKERGLVVKRWAPQMAILSHDSVGGFVTHCGWSSVMEAISNGVPMLGWPLYADQRMNRIFLVEGLKVALSFRESKDGFVSATELENRVKELMDSDSVKGKEVREWVWQLKEGAVAAKKVGLH; encoded by the exons ATGATGGAGAGTTCCATAGTGTTATATCCTTCTTTAGGCATAGCCAACCTAGTTTCCATGGTCGAGCTATCCAAGCTCATACTCACACACCACCCAACATTCTCAATCAATGTCGTAATCATAGGATTACCGGCCAATCCAACGGCTGCTGCTGCAACTCCAGTAAACACATCCAAAGATATCTCATCCAACAGTGCAAAATACATTGCTACTATCTCAGCTACCATCCCCTCCATCAAGTTTCATTACTTACCACAAATCACTCTACCACCCAATACAACTTTGGGTCCTGTTGAACTTGGATTCTTCATCCCAAATCTCAACAACCCCAACCTCCATCAATTCCTTCAAAATCTTTCTCAAACctcaaaactcaaagctttcATTCTCGATTTCTTCTGCGATGCTGCTTTTGAAGTCTCCTGGTCTCAACATTCCTACTTACTATTACTTCACAACCTCAGCAG AGAAAGCTTAGAGAGCAGAACAAATCCTGATGACGAAGATGCATATAAGCCCACTATAAATGTGTCATGGTTACCAACGATTCCTAATTCGGAACTTCCTGAGGCTAATCAGGATTTCAGGACTGATAGCTGCAAGAAACTTTTGGAT CTTTTGGTAAACTCATTTGATATGTTCGAGAATAAAACTATAACAGCTCTTAGGGATGGGCTTCCCTTACCGGGAAAATCGATCCCACCGGTTTTTCCAGTTGGACCGGTGATCAAAACTAATATGGGATCGAAATTGGAAGATGAAAGTGGTTGCTTGAGTTGGCTAAATGGGCAGCCAAGTGAAAGCGTTGTGTTCTTGTGTTTTGGAAGTTTGGGGCGTTTCTCGGCGACCCAGTTGACCGACATGGCTGTGGGTTTAGAAAATAGTGGCCATCGATTCTTGTGGGTGGTGAGAGACCCACCTGACAACAATGGCGATGAGAAGAATAAGGAGAGAGAATTGGAAGAAATATTGCCTAAAGGGTTTCTGGAAAGGACAAAAGAAAGAGGATTGGTGGTTAAGCGTTGGGCTCCACAGATGGCTATTCTGAGTCATGACTCGGTTGGTGGGTTCGTGACTCACTGTGGATGGAGCTCAGTGATGGAAGCTATTAGCAATGGAGTGCCGATGTTGGGGTGGCCTTTGTATGCAGACCAGAGGATGAACAGGATTTTCTTGGTGGAAGGCTTGAAAGTGGCACTGAGTTTTAGAGAATCGAAAGATGGGTTTGTGAGTGCAACTGAGTTGGAGAACCGAGTGAAAGAGTTGATGGACTCGGACTCGGTGAAAGGGAAGGAGGTTAGAGAATGGGTTTGGCAATTGAAAGAAGGAGCTGTTGCAGCTAAGAAGGTTGGATTGCATTGA
- the LOC133038541 gene encoding NAD(P)H-quinone oxidoreductase subunit 2 B, chloroplastic-like, which produces MISFLGNFQTNNFNEIFQFLILLCSTLCIPLSVEYIECTEMAITEFLLFILTATLGGMFLCGANDLITIFVAPECFSLCSYLLSGYTKKDVRSNEATMKYLLMGGASSSILVHGFSWLYGSSEGEIELQEIVNGLINTQMYNSPGISIAPIFITVGIGFKLSPTLSHQWTPDVYEGVRFVR; this is translated from the coding sequence ATGATTAGCTTTTTGGGAAATTTCCAAACGAACAATTTCAACGAAATCTTTCAATTTCTTATTTTACTATGTTCAACTTTATGTATTCCTCTATCCGTAGAGTACATTGAATGTACAGAAATGGCTATAACGGAGTTTCTGTTATTCATATTAACAGCTACTCTAGGAGGAATGTTTTTATGCGGTGCTAACGATTTAATAACTATCTTTGTAGCTCCAGAATGTTTCAGTTTATGCTCCTACCTATTATCTGGATATACCAAGAAAGATGTACGGTCTAATGAGGCTACTATGAAATATTTGCTCATGGGTGGGGCAAGCTCTTCTATTCTGGTTCATGGTTTCTCTTGGCTATATGGTTCATCCGAGGGAGAGATTGAGCTTCAAGAAATAGTGAATGGTCTTATCAATACACAAATGTATAATTCCCCAGGAATTTCAATTGCGCCTATATTCATCACTGTAGGAATTGGGTTCAAGCTTTCCCCAACCCTTTCTCATCAATGGACTCCTGACGTATACGAAGGAGTGCGGTTCGTTCGATAA